The DNA region GAAGAACACTTTATATTCTTCGGTCTTAAGTCTCTTTTATCTTTCCTCTTTTATCTTTTCTCTTTTATCCTTCATCTTTCCTGCCTGACTGAGTCACGAAGGCAGGCATCTTTTCTCTTTTATCTTTTCTCTTTTCTCTTTTATCTTTTATCTTTTATCTTTTATCTTTAGCTCGCTGGCACTCCGTTCTTCAACGGTTCATCGGCTAAGCCGAGACACGGTGCTCGCTGAACCTCCTTCGTCGGTTTCCTCTTTCATCCCGTTCTTTCAACACCAAGCCAGTCAATAAAAAGAATATAGGTTACCGATAAAATTATTGCCCCTATAAACAATCCCACGAAACCGGAAGTGATAAATCCCCCCAATGACCCAAGAAAAACAACCATCATCGGAACAGACGAACCTTTTCCCATAATTATAGGCTTAACAACGTTATCGGCTAAAGTAATAGCTAAAATTAAGACAGACCATATACCCGCGGCAAACATCCCCTGCGTGTTGAACAGGTAGATTATTACGCCCAAAGATACCAGGGTGGGTCCCATTTGAATTATTATCAAAATCATGGCGATTAATGCCCATAGTCCGGCAAAGGGAACACCGGCCAACATGAAAACTACCCCCAGTAACAAAGACTGTACAAGCCCTACTCCAAATACTCCTTTGGACACACTTCTTACAGTATTTTCGATTATATCCAGCATGTTTTCACCGTCATCACCGGCAATTTTAATAAAGAACTTTGAAAATAAATCCTTTAAAGATTCTGAAAAATACAATAACACTCCGGAGATTATTACAGCTACAATAAATTGAATTATCCCTACTCCTATCCCCATCAGTGCATTGGCAAACCACGATACGGCCGACATTATTTCGGCTTTGTATTCGCCTAAAGACTCCATTAATACCGATGACAGACTTCCCCATACCAGAGCTATTTTATCACCCAATAACGGAATGGCCCTGATTTTATCCGGTAAGGGCGGCAATACCAGTTCAAAATCCTCACTGTTAATATTCAAAGAACTTATACCTCCAACCAGCGACTCTATCAGCCATCCGCTGGGGATAAGAATTAACAGTATTCCCAATAAAGAAATAATTACAGATGCCATTTTGTTTTTTCCTTTCAGCTTTTCCCTTAATTTATCATACACAGGATAAAGCGTAATTGCAATTATTCCACCCCATACAAGCAGAGATACAAATGGATATATAATTGTAAACGACCACGAAAAAACAACTGCTATCAGTGCTATTTTTATCAGTAGGTTAATCAATGACTGGGTTCTGTGTTTACTTTCCGCTTCCATATTAATAAATTTCTTATTTACTATCTAAGATAAGTAAAATAATGACTCAATATATCACTGTCCTGGTGAGTTGATGTTCTAATGGATTTGTATGAAAATTTACTCTAAAGGAATGTGTGATACTGTGAAGAATATTTATCAGCAAATAATGGTAAGTTCAGTAACTTAGCATTATTATAATTTAGCCTTAAATATTTTAGCACTTATGAAGACCTATTATAAAAGATCAGATAATTTTGAACCGGACTTTAACAATCTTTTAAAGGTGCTCAACAGGGAGGTTCCTAACCGACCTACTCTGTTTGAATTTGCATTTAACAACAGAGTAAACGACAAACTTTCGGCCGATTATAAAGGAGATGATAAAGACAGGCTTTTTCAATTTAAGAAACTGATTAATTCTTTTATAAATGCCGGTTACGACTATGCGACAATCTCGGCATGGCGAACAAATACATTAAGCTTTCCCAAAGGCGAGATTGAAGAAAAAGAAAGTCACTCGCTAAATGCAGGAAATATGATTAGTGACCGGGAGAGTTTCGAAAAATACCCCTGGCCCGATGCCGAAAAGGGAGATTATTACATCTACTCCGACCTAAAAGAAGTACTTCCGGAAGGCATGAAACTTATTGCCTCGGGAAATGGAGGATTATTGGAAAATGTAATAGACCTTGTAGGTTTCGAAAACCTGAGTTATATGACTCTTCTCGACGAAGATCTGACAAGCGATATTTTTGATGCTGTTGGTTCCAGGCTTTTGAGGTTTTACGAAATAGTAACGCAGGTAGATACAGTTGGAGCATGTATAGTAAATGACGACTGGGGATTCAAAAATCAAACCATGTTTTCGCCCGAAATGCTGAGGAGATGGGTATTCCCATGGCATAAAAAAATAGTTGAAGCTGTACACAAATCTGGCAAAAAAGCAATTTTGCATTCATGCGGAAAAGTAGATGATGTTATGGACGATATTATCGACGACATGAAATACGATGCAAAACATTCGTACGAAGACCTCATAACTCCTGTGGAGGAAGCTTATGATCTATGGGGCGACAGAATTGCAATACTCGGCGGTATTGATATCGACTTCCTGGCCAGAAAAACACCGGATGAAATAATAGAAAGATCAGTTACTATGTTAAAAAAAGCAATGGAACGCGGTGGCTATGCACTGGGGTCGGGAAACAGTATCCCCGATTATATCCCCGACGAAAATTACATTGCAATGCTGTCGGCGGTAAACAGGATTTAGCATCCCGGTTTTACCATTTCCCGTAAAACTTAGAAATGTCGAAATAGTAATCCACCTGTTCACCATCAGGCTTCTCTAAAGTTAAAATATCATAAGGTTTCTTTTTTTCGAAAACCAGAGACTGTCGTAACATATTACAATTGTGGCAATCTTTTCTAACATATTCATATTCTTCAGAAACGGAAGATACAATAATTGCTTTTTCGAAGGAGCTCCCATCGCGCTCTGCACTTCCTAATGTAGCGCTCTTTGATGCTCCACAGCCGCTAATAAACAACATTACAACAATAGTAAGCAGTGAGATGATTTTTTTCATTTTCTGTTTAAATTAAATCTTTCCAGCTCAAATATATACCATCTCAGGATTTATAATAAAAATAAATTAGCTTTATACAATCATTCTGCAAAGAATAAATTAACACAATATGCCTCTAAACTTAAACGCTCTGATCAGATACAGGCAAATTGACAGGTGCTTACGTAATAGCTTTATTAAATGCACTATTAAACGAATGCAGGAAATGTGTTCCGAACAGTTGAAGGCATATGAAGGTTTAAACGAAAATATTTCGGAAAGCAGTATTCATCGAGATATCGAAGTAATGCGGGGCGATTCACTTGGCTTCAATGCTCCTGTTATTGGGAATAAAGACATGTATCGTTATAGTGATAAAAATTATTCGATAGTAAATTCATCAATCTATGATATGGCTCTTTTAAAAAGGGTGATGTATTTGTTATTGGAAGAAAAAGACAACAAAGCCTATCTAAAACTTCAAAAAGTATTATCCGACATTTCCGATATAACCGGAATAGAATTTATCGCTGCCGAATACGACCATACAGATCAGGAAGATTCTGACATAGATATCGGCGCTAAAGAAAGTTGTTACATCGAAAATTTTGCTCCTTCATCTTCTTTTACCGATTTTCATGAAGCCCCTGAAGAAAAAGAAGAAGAGGGTTTATATAGCTGGAAAAAAATACTGGATGCTATAACGTTTGGCTAATAACCAAAAATTAAAACTCAACAATACGAATCTAAACAAGCTACTTTATAAAATAAACTGACTATGACTGTTCTAAGAAAATTATTAATCATTTTACTGCTTGGTATAGGGGCTAATCTTTTTGCTTCACAGGTTGACACCTTAATCATTAAAAGCAAAATAATGGATAAAAATATCTCCAACATAGTAATTTACCCCGACAGCCATGAAAAGCAAAAGGATGGTTTACCGGTACTTTACATGCTTCACGGTGCCGGCGGCAACTATCTCGATTATATTTCGCGAAATCCCGACATAAAGAAACTTTCGG from Bacteroidota bacterium includes:
- a CDS encoding AI-2E family transporter; its protein translation is MEAESKHRTQSLINLLIKIALIAVVFSWSFTIIYPFVSLLVWGGIIAITLYPVYDKLREKLKGKNKMASVIISLLGILLILIPSGWLIESLVGGISSLNINSEDFELVLPPLPDKIRAIPLLGDKIALVWGSLSSVLMESLGEYKAEIMSAVSWFANALMGIGVGIIQFIVAVIISGVLLYFSESLKDLFSKFFIKIAGDDGENMLDIIENTVRSVSKGVFGVGLVQSLLLGVVFMLAGVPFAGLWALIAMILIIIQMGPTLVSLGVIIYLFNTQGMFAAGIWSVLILAITLADNVVKPIIMGKGSSVPMMVVFLGSLGGFITSGFVGLFIGAIILSVTYILFIDWLGVERTG
- a CDS encoding uroporphyrinogen decarboxylase family protein, translated to MKTYYKRSDNFEPDFNNLLKVLNREVPNRPTLFEFAFNNRVNDKLSADYKGDDKDRLFQFKKLINSFINAGYDYATISAWRTNTLSFPKGEIEEKESHSLNAGNMISDRESFEKYPWPDAEKGDYYIYSDLKEVLPEGMKLIASGNGGLLENVIDLVGFENLSYMTLLDEDLTSDIFDAVGSRLLRFYEIVTQVDTVGACIVNDDWGFKNQTMFSPEMLRRWVFPWHKKIVEAVHKSGKKAILHSCGKVDDVMDDIIDDMKYDAKHSYEDLITPVEEAYDLWGDRIAILGGIDIDFLARKTPDEIIERSVTMLKKAMERGGYALGSGNSIPDYIPDENYIAMLSAVNRI